The Lichenihabitans psoromatis genome contains a region encoding:
- a CDS encoding GNAT family N-acetyltransferase, which yields MPDFTTPPQLRVATAADADAIAALHTASWRSAYRDALSEAYLRGPIEQERLVFWRDRYRHAGPGLWTVVAEDAKGSLVGFLCALLDHDRDWGNYIHNLHVDPDAKQQGIGRMMMRAAADHFVYALPRRPVYLFVLQSNIAAQAFYNRLGGDPVEELVATQPDGTSARAIRYAWPSVAAFADGVA from the coding sequence ATGCCTGATTTCACGACCCCACCTCAGCTCCGCGTCGCGACGGCAGCCGATGCAGATGCGATTGCGGCACTCCATACCGCGAGTTGGCGCTCGGCCTATCGGGATGCGCTCAGCGAGGCCTATCTCCGGGGGCCGATCGAACAGGAACGCCTGGTCTTCTGGCGCGACCGGTACAGGCATGCCGGGCCTGGGTTGTGGACCGTGGTGGCAGAGGACGCAAAGGGTTCGCTCGTCGGGTTCCTCTGCGCCTTGCTGGATCATGATCGCGACTGGGGCAACTATATTCACAATCTGCATGTCGACCCCGATGCCAAGCAGCAGGGGATCGGACGCATGATGATGCGGGCTGCGGCCGACCATTTCGTCTATGCGCTGCCGCGCCGGCCCGTGTATCTCTTCGTCCTGCAGAGCAACATCGCGGCTCAGGCGTTCTACAACCGGCTTGGCGGCGATCCTGTCGAAGAGTTGGTCGCAACACAGCCCGACGGAACCTCGGCCCGCGCCATCCGCTATGCTTGGCCGAGTGTCGCGGCCTTCGCCGATGGCGTCGCGTGA
- the prfA gene encoding peptide chain release factor 1 produces the protein MLPIAKLDLVLRRYEEVSARLVEGPDSATFVALSRELAENETIVTAIRAYHAQNAEIDGLAAMLADPALDPEMRTMAEGEVDEAKERLAALELSIRMALLPKDAADEKSAILEIRAGTGGDEAALFAGDLFRMYSRYAELKRWKVDVLSMSEGTAGGYKEIVAEVVGRGVFARLKFESGVHRVQRVPDTETQGRIHTSAATVAVLPEAEEVDVDINEGDLKIDTMRSQGAGGQHVNKTESAIRLTHLPTGIVVFMQEERSQHRNRTKAMAVLRSRIFDAERQKLDNERAADRKAQVGSGDRSERIRTYNFPQGRLTDHRINLTLYKLDKIITGEALDDVVDALTTEHQAAALAAVEGDV, from the coding sequence ATGCTCCCCATCGCCAAGCTCGATCTCGTCCTTCGCCGTTATGAGGAAGTGTCAGCGCGCCTCGTCGAAGGGCCTGATTCTGCGACCTTCGTGGCCCTGTCGCGGGAACTCGCCGAAAACGAGACCATCGTGACGGCCATCCGAGCTTATCACGCCCAAAATGCCGAAATCGATGGACTGGCCGCCATGTTGGCTGACCCCGCCCTCGATCCCGAGATGCGGACGATGGCCGAGGGCGAGGTCGACGAGGCGAAGGAGCGACTTGCCGCGCTCGAACTTTCGATCCGCATGGCGCTGCTACCGAAGGATGCGGCAGACGAAAAGAGCGCCATTCTTGAAATCCGCGCCGGCACGGGCGGCGATGAGGCCGCTTTGTTCGCCGGCGATCTTTTCCGCATGTATAGCCGCTATGCCGAGTTGAAGCGGTGGAAGGTCGACGTTCTCTCCATGAGCGAGGGGACGGCGGGCGGCTACAAGGAAATTGTCGCCGAGGTCGTCGGGCGTGGCGTTTTTGCGCGACTGAAGTTCGAAAGCGGCGTGCATCGCGTGCAACGGGTGCCGGATACGGAGACGCAGGGGCGCATCCACACCTCGGCCGCGACCGTCGCGGTTTTGCCGGAAGCCGAAGAGGTGGACGTCGACATCAATGAAGGTGACCTCAAGATCGATACGATGCGCTCGCAGGGCGCGGGCGGCCAGCATGTCAACAAGACCGAGTCGGCCATCCGCCTTACCCATTTGCCGACCGGCATCGTCGTGTTCATGCAGGAGGAGCGCTCCCAGCATCGCAACCGCACCAAGGCGATGGCGGTGCTCCGGTCGCGCATCTTCGATGCCGAACGGCAGAAACTCGACAACGAACGCGCCGCCGACCGAAAAGCGCAGGTGGGCTCCGGCGATCGTTCCGAACGGATCCGAACCTATAATTTCCCGCAAGGTCGGCTGACTGATCACCGCATCAACCTGACCCTGTATAAGCTCGACAAGATCATCACCGGCGAAGCCTTGGACGACGTGGTCGATGCTTTGACGACGGAGCATCAGGCGGCGGCCTTGGCGGCCGTTGAGGGCGATGTCTGA
- the recN gene encoding DNA repair protein RecN, with amino-acid sequence MLSRLTIRDIVLIDRLDLEFGPGLTVLTGETGAGKSILLDAFALALGGRGDGGLVRHGEKQGQVTAVFDLSAQHPALALARQNDIEVEGDLILRRVQVADGRTRAFVNDAPVSAQVLRALSRTLVEIHGQHDERALVDPDLHRMLVDAFGGLDTLVSTVRACHAARRTIEADLKGETARVSKARADADFLQHAAEELGSLAPQVGEEEKLASRRADMMAAEKVASDLRDAYEAVSGNGSPTSTLSALVRRLERRAAQAPSLIDPCTQAIDAVLLALDGASAAIGQALDDAAYDPHELERVEERLFALRALARKHACGPDDLPALADKFTADLAALDAGEARLKSLQIAQTAALKAYVEAAQALGAERRKAAQALDAAVNAELPPLKLERARFETEIETEAGSGGPDGTDRVEFWVATNPGSRPGPLTKVASGGELARFMLALKVSLADRGSAPTLVFDEIDTGVGGAVADAIGRRLARLADRVQVLAVTHAPQVAARSATHLRISKGDVAEGGKVATRVTPLAPDLRREEIARMLAGATITEEARAAARRLIEATS; translated from the coding sequence ATGCTGTCTCGTCTGACCATCCGCGATATCGTTCTCATCGACCGCCTGGATCTCGAGTTCGGTCCAGGATTGACGGTGCTGACCGGCGAGACCGGCGCGGGTAAATCCATTCTCCTCGATGCCTTCGCGCTTGCACTGGGTGGACGCGGCGATGGCGGTCTTGTTCGCCATGGCGAGAAGCAAGGCCAGGTCACGGCCGTGTTCGATCTGTCGGCGCAGCACCCCGCACTCGCCTTGGCGCGCCAGAACGACATCGAGGTCGAGGGCGACCTGATCCTCCGCCGCGTTCAGGTCGCCGATGGGCGCACGCGGGCCTTTGTCAACGACGCTCCTGTCAGCGCGCAGGTCCTCCGGGCTTTGTCGCGCACGCTGGTCGAAATTCACGGCCAGCATGACGAGCGAGCGCTCGTCGACCCGGACCTGCACCGGATGCTGGTCGATGCTTTTGGCGGATTGGACACGCTCGTCTCCACCGTTCGGGCATGCCACGCCGCGCGACGGACGATCGAGGCGGATTTGAAAGGCGAAACCGCGCGCGTGTCAAAAGCGCGGGCCGATGCGGATTTCCTTCAGCATGCTGCCGAAGAACTTGGATCGCTCGCGCCCCAGGTCGGCGAGGAAGAGAAGCTCGCGAGCCGTCGCGCCGACATGATGGCGGCGGAGAAAGTCGCGAGCGACCTCCGCGATGCCTACGAGGCCGTGTCGGGCAATGGATCGCCCACCTCGACATTATCGGCTCTCGTCCGGCGGTTGGAGCGACGGGCCGCGCAAGCGCCCTCGCTCATCGACCCGTGTACGCAAGCGATCGATGCCGTGTTGCTTGCTTTAGACGGCGCCTCCGCCGCGATCGGGCAAGCGCTCGACGATGCCGCTTATGACCCGCACGAACTCGAGCGGGTGGAGGAGCGACTGTTCGCCCTGCGTGCTCTCGCGCGCAAACACGCATGCGGCCCGGATGATCTGCCGGCTCTGGCGGACAAATTCACAGCGGATCTCGCCGCCCTCGATGCTGGCGAAGCGCGGCTGAAATCCCTGCAGATCGCACAGACGGCAGCCCTGAAGGCTTATGTCGAAGCCGCGCAGGCGCTCGGAGCGGAACGGCGCAAAGCCGCACAGGCGCTCGACGCGGCCGTCAACGCGGAACTCCCGCCGCTCAAGCTCGAACGGGCGCGGTTCGAGACCGAGATCGAGACGGAGGCGGGTTCCGGTGGACCGGACGGCACGGATCGGGTGGAGTTCTGGGTCGCGACCAATCCTGGGAGCCGTCCCGGGCCTCTCACCAAAGTGGCGTCGGGCGGCGAACTCGCCCGGTTCATGCTGGCCCTCAAGGTTTCGCTTGCCGACCGAGGCTCCGCGCCGACGTTGGTGTTCGACGAGATCGACACGGGGGTTGGCGGCGCGGTCGCGGATGCAATCGGTCGGCGGCTTGCCCGCTTGGCCGATAGGGTGCAAGTGCTTGCGGTGACCCATGCGCCGCAGGTCGCGGCTCGGTCCGCCACGCATTTGCGGATCAGCAAGGGCGACGTCGCCGAAGGCGGCAAGGTCGCGACGCGCGTCACGCCGCTCGCGCCCGATTTACGGCGCGAGGAAATCGCCCGCATGCTGGCGGGCGCGACCATCACGGAAGAAGCCCGCGCCGCAGCGCGCCGCCTGATCGAGGCGACGAGCTAA
- a CDS encoding aspartate kinase, with the protein MARLVLKFGGTSVANLDRIRASALHVKREVEAGHDVAVVVSAMSGKTNELVGWCREASPLHDAREYDAVVASGEQVTAGLMAIVLQSMGITARSWQGWQVPILTSDQHGSARVLGIDGAELIRRFDERKEVAVIAGFQGIHAESGRITTLGRGGSDTSAVVIAAALKADRCDIYTDVDGVYTTDPRVVAKARRMDRVAFEEMLEMASLGAKVLQVRSVEAAMVHRIKVFVRSSFDDPAAPASGTLICAEEDIMEQQIVTGIAFSRDEAQITLRGVSDHPGVAAAIFGPLADAAINVDMIIQVVSDDTTTTDMTFTVPTADYERARLIIEGARAAIGFGSLQGANDVVKVSAIGIGMRSHAGVAARAFKALADKGINIRAITTSEIKFSVLIDAAYTELAVRTLHTLYGLDRA; encoded by the coding sequence ATGGCCCGTCTTGTTTTGAAATTCGGCGGTACGTCCGTCGCCAATCTCGATCGAATCCGCGCTTCGGCGCTGCATGTGAAACGCGAGGTCGAAGCCGGCCATGACGTAGCGGTCGTGGTCTCGGCCATGTCGGGCAAAACCAATGAACTGGTGGGCTGGTGCCGCGAGGCGTCTCCACTCCACGACGCGCGCGAATATGATGCCGTCGTGGCGTCGGGTGAGCAGGTGACGGCCGGGCTCATGGCGATCGTCTTGCAGAGCATGGGCATCACGGCTCGTTCATGGCAGGGCTGGCAGGTTCCGATTCTCACCTCCGACCAGCATGGCTCCGCGCGGGTGCTCGGGATCGACGGCGCGGAGTTGATCCGCCGGTTCGACGAGCGGAAGGAGGTGGCGGTGATCGCCGGCTTCCAAGGGATCCATGCCGAGAGCGGTCGCATCACCACCCTTGGGCGCGGTGGATCAGACACCAGCGCCGTCGTGATCGCGGCCGCCCTCAAGGCTGACCGTTGTGATATCTATACGGATGTCGATGGGGTCTACACGACCGATCCGCGCGTCGTCGCCAAGGCGCGCCGGATGGATCGCGTAGCCTTCGAGGAAATGCTCGAAATGGCGTCGCTCGGCGCCAAGGTTTTACAGGTGCGGTCGGTCGAGGCCGCCATGGTCCATCGGATCAAGGTCTTCGTCCGCTCCTCGTTCGACGATCCGGCTGCGCCGGCATCTGGAACGCTGATTTGTGCTGAAGAGGACATCATGGAACAGCAGATCGTCACCGGCATCGCGTTCTCGCGTGACGAGGCGCAGATCACGTTGCGCGGTGTGTCCGACCATCCGGGCGTTGCGGCCGCGATCTTCGGGCCGCTCGCCGACGCGGCCATCAACGTCGACATGATCATCCAGGTTGTGTCGGATGACACGACCACGACCGACATGACCTTCACGGTCCCGACGGCTGACTATGAGCGCGCACGTCTCATCATCGAAGGCGCCCGCGCCGCAATCGGGTTCGGCTCGCTGCAGGGCGCCAACGACGTGGTCAAAGTATCGGCGATCGGCATCGGCATGCGAAGCCATGCGGGCGTCGCGGCGCGTGCGTTCAAGGCCTTGGCCGACAAGGGGATCAATATTCGAGCCATCACGACCTCCGAAATCAAGTTTTCGGTGTTGATCGACGCCGCCTATACGGAACTCGCGGTACGGACGCTGCATACGCTGTATGGTCTCGATCGTGCCTAG
- a CDS encoding dihydroneopterin aldolase, whose product MTLFLVSVRSDEEARIAVAAGADAVVVSRPRPDAFAPTVPTMIVDVAADLLTPAVDGPSIAIGGEASHGLVMIRETAPTEVDLDAIVAAGRAGIMLAAAGRLVDTLGLAALDDIASRCRSRGLLVGFSGGLESPDISRLLTFKPDILLVGRALRVAHRCDAPLDPDAIALFRGLFPQPSAAIRPAKTPAKTEERPRRWRDRIFVRDMVLEIDVGAYAEEFGRRQRVRFSIEAEIEAIDHPTRDMRDVVSYDLLTDTIRQVAGAGHVEFVETLAETIAARILGHPRLAAVHVTVEKLDLGAGVVGIDIWREAGG is encoded by the coding sequence ATGACGCTCTTTCTGGTGTCCGTGAGGTCGGATGAGGAGGCGCGGATCGCTGTGGCGGCGGGTGCCGACGCGGTGGTGGTGAGCCGGCCGAGGCCCGACGCTTTCGCCCCGACAGTGCCAACCATGATTGTCGACGTCGCCGCTGACCTGCTCACGCCGGCGGTGGACGGGCCGTCGATCGCCATCGGCGGGGAAGCGAGCCACGGCTTGGTCATGATCCGAGAGACCGCTCCGACCGAGGTCGATCTCGATGCGATCGTTGCGGCAGGGCGCGCTGGCATCATGCTCGCAGCCGCCGGTCGCCTCGTCGATACGCTCGGTCTGGCTGCGCTCGACGACATCGCGTCTCGATGCCGGTCGCGCGGGCTGCTGGTCGGCTTCTCCGGCGGCTTGGAATCGCCCGATATCTCGCGCCTGCTGACATTCAAGCCCGACATTCTGTTAGTCGGCCGCGCCCTGCGCGTCGCGCATCGATGCGACGCGCCGCTCGATCCGGACGCGATCGCATTGTTTCGTGGCCTCTTTCCGCAGCCGTCCGCCGCGATCCGCCCGGCCAAGACACCGGCCAAGACAGAGGAGAGGCCGAGGCGTTGGCGCGATCGGATCTTCGTCCGCGACATGGTGCTCGAGATCGATGTTGGCGCCTATGCAGAGGAATTTGGACGACGCCAGCGCGTCCGCTTTTCGATCGAGGCCGAGATCGAGGCGATCGATCATCCGACGCGAGACATGCGGGATGTCGTCTCCTACGATCTCTTGACCGACACGATCCGGCAGGTCGCGGGAGCGGGCCATGTCGAATTCGTGGAAACGCTCGCCGAAACCATCGCGGCCCGCATTCTCGGCCATCCCCGCCTCGCGGCCGTCCATGTCACGGTCGAAAAGCTCGATCTCGGGGCAGGGGTGGTGGGGATCGACATCTGGCGTGAGGCGGGTGGATAA
- a CDS encoding benzoate/H(+) symporter BenE family transporter, with protein sequence MSTALDASPATRPPDPHVALQPPQGSLIQPIFGGLLAAVVGFAATFTIVLQGFAAVGATPAQAASGLLVLCVVQGVLSIGLSLVWREPISIVWSTPGSALLIVTGAQAGGYPAAIGAFILAGALIVAAGLIKPFGRLVAAIPSGLANAMLAGVLFEICLAPVEALKTSPTLVLPILLAWVLALRFARRFAVPIAVAVTVLIVVFVTKLPAGALKDAWPTLILTQPVFAWSSLGSLVVPLFIVTMASQNVPGLAVLHANGYKPNISKIFVATGLGSIVNAFGSGGLINLAAVTAALCAGPDAHPDPAKRYWSTIANGVGYVVLGLFAAFAAAFILASPSSLFTAVAGLALMGSFAGALSSALAHPQDRVAVAITFVMTASGASFFGIGASFWGLLAGGLVLVVERFRR encoded by the coding sequence TTGTCCACAGCTCTCGATGCGTCGCCTGCGACCCGCCCACCTGACCCTCATGTCGCCTTGCAGCCACCCCAAGGGTCGCTGATCCAACCGATCTTCGGAGGCTTGCTGGCCGCCGTCGTCGGCTTCGCGGCCACGTTTACGATCGTGTTGCAGGGGTTTGCGGCCGTCGGTGCAACGCCGGCTCAGGCCGCCTCCGGCCTGCTGGTGCTCTGCGTGGTGCAAGGTGTCTTGTCGATCGGGTTGTCGCTCGTGTGGCGAGAGCCGATCAGCATCGTCTGGTCGACCCCTGGGTCGGCGCTGCTGATCGTGACCGGCGCGCAGGCGGGCGGCTATCCGGCCGCCATCGGGGCCTTCATCCTGGCCGGCGCGCTGATCGTCGCGGCCGGCTTGATCAAGCCATTCGGCCGGTTGGTGGCCGCCATCCCGTCTGGCCTTGCCAATGCCATGCTGGCCGGTGTGTTGTTCGAGATCTGTCTCGCGCCGGTCGAGGCGCTGAAAACCTCGCCCACTCTGGTGTTGCCGATCCTTCTGGCTTGGGTTCTGGCGCTGCGTTTCGCGCGCCGCTTTGCGGTCCCGATCGCGGTGGCGGTTACGGTGCTGATCGTCGTTTTCGTGACCAAGCTGCCGGCCGGTGCCCTGAAGGACGCGTGGCCGACCTTAATCCTGACGCAGCCGGTCTTTGCCTGGTCGTCGCTCGGCAGCCTCGTCGTGCCGCTTTTCATCGTCACGATGGCGTCTCAAAACGTGCCGGGTTTAGCGGTGCTCCACGCCAATGGCTACAAACCCAATATCAGCAAAATCTTCGTGGCGACCGGTCTCGGCAGCATCGTCAATGCGTTTGGTAGCGGCGGGCTCATCAATCTGGCGGCCGTGACGGCGGCGCTTTGCGCTGGACCGGACGCGCATCCCGACCCGGCAAAACGCTACTGGTCGACCATCGCGAATGGGGTCGGTTATGTGGTGCTCGGCCTTTTCGCGGCCTTTGCGGCAGCCTTCATTCTGGCATCGCCGTCCTCGCTCTTCACGGCGGTGGCCGGCCTCGCCCTCATGGGCAGCTTCGCGGGGGCTCTGTCGTCTGCCCTCGCGCATCCGCAGGACCGTGTCGCGGTCGCGATCACCTTCGTGATGACCGCGTCCGGTGCCAGCTTCTTTGGCATCGGCGCGTCGTTCTGGGGTCTTCTCGCGGGCGGGCTCGTGCTCGTCGTCGAGCGGTTCAGACGCTAG
- a CDS encoding outer membrane protein assembly factor BamD: MSTSTVAKVSMVAIIAVAMPLAGCSSLESFNPFGAEKYETKILPDVPADDIYNQGLARLGKKDTEGAAKKFSELDKQYPYSDYSRKGLLMSTYAQYQAGNYDDAISSGGRYYSLYPTSPDAPYALYMEAMSYYNQIPDISRDQKQSEKALDLFNQIATKYPTSEYASDAKYKIQVTRDQIAGKEMSVGRFYLARHNYVAAINRFRTVIGQYQTTRHTEEALARLTEAYMALGITNEAQTAAAVLGHNFPDSQWYKDSFALLQTGGLEPREDTGSIIYKTFHNLGLT; encoded by the coding sequence ATGTCGACGTCAACGGTCGCAAAGGTCTCGATGGTGGCCATCATCGCCGTGGCCATGCCGCTCGCCGGCTGCTCGAGCCTCGAATCGTTCAACCCCTTCGGTGCCGAGAAATACGAGACCAAGATCCTGCCGGACGTGCCGGCCGACGACATCTACAATCAAGGCCTTGCTCGCCTGGGCAAGAAGGACACCGAGGGCGCGGCGAAGAAATTCAGCGAACTTGACAAGCAATATCCGTATTCAGATTATTCGCGGAAGGGTCTGCTGATGTCGACCTACGCGCAATATCAGGCGGGTAATTACGATGACGCGATCTCCTCGGGCGGCCGTTACTACTCGCTTTACCCGACCTCGCCGGATGCGCCCTATGCGCTCTACATGGAGGCGATGTCCTACTACAATCAAATCCCGGATATTTCGCGTGATCAGAAGCAGTCTGAGAAGGCGCTCGATCTCTTCAATCAAATCGCGACCAAATATCCGACTTCCGAATATGCCAGCGACGCGAAATACAAGATCCAGGTGACCCGCGACCAGATCGCCGGCAAGGAAATGTCGGTCGGTCGCTTCTATCTGGCGCGACATAACTACGTTGCGGCCATCAATCGCTTCCGCACCGTCATCGGTCAGTACCAGACGACCCGGCACACCGAAGAGGCCTTGGCACGTTTGACCGAGGCCTATATGGCGCTGGGAATTACGAACGAAGCGCAGACGGCAGCGGCCGTGCTGGGCCATAACTTCCCAGATAGCCAGTGGTACAAAGATTCGTTTGCCTTGCTGCAGACGGGCGGTTTGGAGCCGCGTGAAGATACCGGCTCGATCATCTACAAGACCTTCCACAATCTCGGTCTGACCTGA
- the ptsP gene encoding phosphoenolpyruvate--protein phosphotransferase has product MRGSLGPRLLLRRLREVMAEPIGAQARLDKIVVQIAFNMVAEVCSVYVLHADKRLELYATEGLNREAVHLTTMRLGEGIVGLIAAKAEALALPDAQSHPAYSYKPETGEEIYQSFLGVPILRGGNTLGVLVVQNRARRIYSEEEIEVLQTTAMLLAEMIAGGELVSLFPAGSEVLRQSLSLKGEIIADGVGLGHVVLHEPRVIVDKLVAENIDGEIVRLDEAIAALRESVDRLVDRGEEAGPGEHREILQTFRMIAHDRGWLRRLREAVSTGLTAEAAVERVQSDTRAKLMRQTDPYMRGRLHDLDELANRLLHQLTGQDLVASNENLPENAVLVARSMGAAALLDYDQRKLRGLVLEDGGAMSHVAVVARALGIPAVGDVTNISSLVEPGDAIIVDGVMGSVEVRPGPDVEAAYAEKARLRARRQEQYRSLRDIPAVTRDGVVIDLHMNAGLLLDLPHVVETGAVSIGLFRTELLFMVADHFPRPSEQYALYKSVMDMVSDRPVTFRTLDIGGDKVLPYMMRLDEENPALGWRALRIGLDRPALLRSQLRAMLRAGAGREVRIMFPMVAEAAEFDRARAAVDHELAFLTQHHHPLPTEIKLGAMVEVPSLLWQLDEIAERADFLSVGSNDLMQYLFAADRDNKRVSTRFDPLSAPMLRALKSIADVGQRRNIPITLCGEMGGSPLAAMALIGLGYRGLSMSPSSIGPVKAMILALDVEAMTRFLGDLLRDASGEPSLRGRLEAFAAEHQVPC; this is encoded by the coding sequence ATGCGTGGCTCTCTCGGACCGCGTTTGTTGTTGCGCCGGCTTCGCGAAGTCATGGCGGAACCGATCGGCGCACAAGCGCGCCTCGACAAAATCGTTGTCCAAATTGCCTTCAACATGGTGGCCGAGGTGTGCTCGGTCTATGTGCTGCACGCCGATAAGCGGCTCGAACTCTATGCCACCGAGGGTCTCAATCGCGAGGCGGTCCATCTTACGACCATGCGGCTCGGCGAGGGCATCGTCGGCCTGATCGCCGCCAAGGCCGAGGCGCTTGCGCTTCCGGACGCACAGTCGCACCCGGCCTATTCCTACAAGCCCGAGACCGGGGAAGAGATTTATCAGTCCTTCCTCGGTGTGCCGATCCTGCGAGGAGGCAACACGCTCGGGGTTCTCGTCGTCCAGAATCGCGCCCGGCGGATCTATTCCGAGGAGGAAATCGAGGTCCTTCAAACGACCGCGATGCTGTTGGCCGAGATGATCGCGGGCGGTGAACTCGTTTCGCTGTTTCCGGCCGGATCGGAGGTCTTGCGGCAATCCTTGTCGCTGAAAGGCGAGATTATCGCCGACGGGGTCGGGCTCGGCCATGTGGTGCTGCACGAGCCGCGCGTGATCGTCGACAAACTCGTGGCCGAGAATATCGACGGCGAAATCGTGCGGCTCGACGAAGCGATCGCAGCACTGCGCGAATCGGTCGATCGGCTGGTCGATCGCGGGGAGGAAGCCGGGCCGGGCGAGCATCGTGAAATCCTGCAGACCTTCCGCATGATCGCGCATGATCGCGGCTGGTTGCGGCGCCTGCGCGAGGCCGTATCGACTGGCTTGACCGCAGAGGCGGCGGTCGAGCGCGTCCAGAGCGACACACGCGCCAAACTCATGCGTCAGACCGATCCCTATATGCGCGGGCGGCTGCACGATCTCGATGAATTGGCCAATCGACTTCTGCATCAATTGACCGGGCAAGATCTCGTCGCGTCGAACGAGAATTTGCCTGAAAATGCGGTCTTGGTGGCGCGCTCCATGGGCGCGGCGGCCCTGCTGGATTATGATCAGCGCAAGCTTCGCGGCCTCGTGCTCGAAGACGGCGGCGCGATGAGCCATGTCGCGGTGGTGGCCCGCGCGCTCGGCATTCCGGCCGTCGGCGACGTCACCAATATTTCGAGCCTCGTCGAGCCGGGTGATGCCATCATCGTCGATGGCGTCATGGGCAGCGTGGAAGTGCGGCCCGGCCCTGATGTCGAAGCCGCCTATGCGGAGAAAGCCCGGCTTCGCGCCCGGCGCCAAGAGCAATATCGGTCGCTTCGCGATATTCCGGCCGTGACGCGGGACGGGGTCGTGATCGACCTGCATATGAATGCCGGGCTATTGCTCGATCTGCCGCATGTCGTCGAGACGGGCGCCGTCTCGATCGGCCTGTTCCGGACCGAACTCCTGTTCATGGTGGCGGATCACTTCCCCCGACCATCCGAACAATATGCGCTCTATAAGAGCGTCATGGACATGGTCAGCGACCGGCCCGTGACCTTCCGGACTTTGGATATCGGCGGCGATAAAGTCTTGCCGTATATGATGCGGCTCGACGAAGAGAACCCGGCTCTTGGCTGGCGGGCCCTGCGGATCGGCCTCGATCGTCCGGCGCTGTTGCGGTCTCAGCTTCGCGCGATGCTGCGGGCCGGGGCAGGACGCGAGGTCCGCATTATGTTTCCGATGGTGGCGGAGGCGGCCGAGTTCGATCGCGCGCGCGCGGCCGTGGATCACGAACTCGCCTTCCTGACGCAGCATCATCATCCGCTGCCGACCGAGATCAAGCTCGGCGCAATGGTCGAGGTGCCGTCGCTTCTGTGGCAGCTCGACGAGATCGCGGAACGGGCCGACTTCCTGTCGGTTGGATCCAATGATCTCATGCAATATCTGTTCGCGGCGGACCGTGACAACAAGCGCGTTTCGACGCGATTCGATCCGCTGTCGGCGCCCATGCTGCGTGCGCTGAAGTCGATTGCCGATGTCGGGCAGCGGCGCAACATCCCCATCACGCTCTGTGGCGAGATGGGCGGCAGCCCTTTGGCCGCCATGGCGCTGATCGGGCTTGGCTATCGGGGCTTGTCGATGTCGCCGTCGTCGATCGGACCCGTCAAGGCCATGATCCTGGCGCTGGATGTCGAGGCCATGACGCGCTTTCTGGGCGACCTGTTGCGCGATGCCTCGGGAGAGCCCAGCTTGCGGGGCCGGCTCGAGGCTTTTGCGGCCGAACATCAGGTTCCCTGTTAG
- the ubiG gene encoding bifunctional 2-polyprenyl-6-hydroxyphenol methylase/3-demethylubiquinol 3-O-methyltransferase UbiG gives MQDQVQADMPRRESVDPVDLARYERLGAEWWDPKGPMGKLHEINPLRLGYLREMIETHRPDAETSPDEGPFHGLSMLDIGCGGGVLSEPLCRLGGTVTGIDPGRENIAAARHHAETFDLPIDYRATTAEALAASGERFDVVLAMEVVEHVVDRNAFMATVCSLVKPGGLLIASTLNRTAKSFLLAIVGAEYVLRWLPRGTHNWNQFVTPEELVMPIRRAGLKVLDRTGMTYDPLHNIWSLGRDTDVNYFVTAQRKATR, from the coding sequence ATGCAGGATCAGGTTCAGGCCGACATGCCACGGCGCGAGAGTGTCGATCCCGTCGATCTCGCGCGCTACGAACGCCTCGGTGCAGAATGGTGGGACCCCAAGGGTCCGATGGGTAAGTTGCACGAGATCAACCCGCTGCGCCTGGGTTATCTGCGCGAGATGATCGAGACGCATCGACCCGATGCTGAAACAAGCCCCGACGAGGGTCCGTTTCATGGCCTGTCGATGCTCGACATCGGGTGCGGTGGCGGGGTGCTGTCGGAGCCGCTCTGCCGGCTCGGCGGCACCGTCACAGGGATCGATCCTGGCCGCGAGAATATCGCGGCGGCGCGCCACCATGCCGAGACCTTCGATCTGCCGATCGACTACCGCGCCACGACCGCCGAGGCGCTGGCGGCGTCGGGCGAGCGGTTCGATGTGGTCTTGGCCATGGAGGTGGTCGAGCATGTGGTCGACCGGAATGCCTTTATGGCGACGGTCTGCAGCCTCGTGAAGCCGGGCGGCCTGCTGATCGCCTCGACGCTGAACCGCACGGCCAAAAGCTTTCTTCTGGCCATCGTCGGTGCCGAATATGTGCTGCGCTGGCTGCCCCGCGGCACCCACAACTGGAACCAGTTCGTGACCCCGGAGGAGCTGGTGATGCCGATCCGCCGCGCCGGCCTCAAGGTGCTCGACCGCACGGGGATGACCTATGATCCGCTGCACAACATCTGGTCGCTCGGGCGCGACACGGACGTGAACTACTTCGTGACGGCACAGCGCAAGGCGACGCGCTAG